CAGAGCAGATAGGTTTAAATATGGTTTGCTCATACGTTTTAGTGTCCCCTCTGCTCTGGAAGCATGACTTCCTATGGGGATGGGTGGGCTGGGGGTTGACCTTCAGATGTGGGGATGTCGGGTTTACCCCGAAAGCCCTCGATGAGCTAATCGAGAGGAAAGAGTTAAGTAGGAATAAAAGCAACAATTCACTATGCATTCCTACTTAACCCAGAACCCACACCACCACCCATAATTAAAAGACTGTTTGCCGGATTAACGATTGCATCGCAGGATTCTTCGGTAATATCACCTGAGACAATCTCTAAAACAATATTATGATTAAGAATTTTTGTATACATTTGAACTCATTAATTATATTATGCAAAATAATTATAAAGTTTATTTCATACAAACTGTGAATATGCTCTTCAATTTAAAACAGAGAGATAAACTGTTCTTAAAAATGATACCACATTTTTGATATTCCTTCTGTACTTAAGGATAAGGATGCCATACTTAATTCCAATGTATTTAAGATCGTCAAAGTAATGTGCTTAATTTTTTAATAATCTCACCATTGTATTCGTGAATTCTGCCGACAAAATCTTCTATATTTGGATCGATAGGTATTTCGATTAGACTAACATTATATCTTTCTGAAAGTTTTTTTGCGTATGTGCTATCGCCGAATGGTCTAATTATAGTGTTCTCATAGTTTATATAAGCCATGTTCACTACTAGGTATTTTGGTGTAACCTTTATGTCATTTAAGAATTGCAATAATTGTTCTACAGTTTTAATTGATACTTTTGATGGTGTTGTTACTATCATTGGATTATACTTAGTCACTCTATTCAATATTAGAATCTCATCGCTCAATCCTGGTGGCATATCAAATACCACATGCTCAGCATTTCTGAGGTCAGAATATGATATTAATGATTCCATCACATCTCCCCTATTACTTCCTGGTAGTATCACATACCTGTCTTTGACTATCCCATTCAGAGTTATGATTCCAAGACCTTGTATGTAAAATGGTGCTATACCATCCCTCGTTATATTATGAAGTTTATTCTCTATTCCAAATAATTTTGCTGAGGACATACCGTGTATGTCCAAATCTATTAATACTGTTTTCTCCCTCTTTGAATGAAGGACTGCAAATAGTGCAGAAATTAAACTTTTTCCTACACCGCCTTTTGCACTCATTACTGCAGTAACCTTCTTAGTTTTGAGCTTTTCTCGCGCCAAGATCGTTAGTGGATTCAACTTTTCTCCACCTCTATCTTATCTATTGTAATACTTTGGGATGAAACTTCTATATCATGAGATCCACAATAAGGACAAACCAAAAATGCCGGAACTAACGCTGGCATTAAATGTAATGGATATTCTTCCCCGAAATTTAATTTTATTTTTTCAATTTGATCACCAACGTCATTAACACTAAACGTACTATCACAGTTTTCACATTTAAACACAGGTTCCTTGATGTTTATTTCCAACAGTGTACCACTAAAAGAATATTCTCCTTTCATCATATCAAATGCCTCTCTTAACACATCCACATCAAGCATTGA
This region of Thermoprotei archaeon genomic DNA includes:
- a CDS encoding hydrogenase maturation nickel metallochaperone HypA encodes the protein MHEWSVAESVIRTLVQWSSKNRVIEIKKVVISVPSFSMLDVDVLREAFDMMKGEYSFSGTLLEINIKEPVFKCENCDSTFSVNDVGDQIEKIKLNFGEEYPLHLMPALVPAFLVCPYCGSHDIEVSSQSITIDKIEVEKS
- a CDS encoding P-loop NTPase — protein: MNPLTILAREKLKTKKVTAVMSAKGGVGKSLISALFAVLHSKREKTVLIDLDIHGMSSAKLFGIENKLHNITRDGIAPFYIQGLGIITLNGIVKDRYVILPGSNRGDVMESLISYSDLRNAEHVVFDMPPGLSDEILILNRVTKYNPMIVTTPSKVSIKTVEQLLQFLNDIKVTPKYLVVNMAYINYENTIIRPFGDSTYAKKLSERYNVSLIEIPIDPNIEDFVGRIHEYNGEIIKKLSTLL